In Haliscomenobacter hydrossis DSM 1100, the DNA window TGATCCCGAACGCCTGCGCAAAGCCTTCCACCCCAACTTCAATTTGTACACCATAACTGCTGACACCCTCATGACGCGTTCCGGAGAAGCTTACATCAAGGGAGTTAAACCTGGAGAAAAAGCCAACCGCATTGGGCGCATCATTTCGATCGATTATGAAAAAGATGCTGCTACCGCCAAAGCGGAAATCGTCGTGCCAAACTGGCGGATTTTCACCGATTATTTTTTGCTGATGAAATACCAGGGCTCCTGGAAAATTGTACAAAAAAGTTACACCTGGCGGCCGTACCCCAAACCGGA includes these proteins:
- a CDS encoding nuclear transport factor 2 family protein, whose translation is MKSLPILAICLVLYSGLTAQTQAENSKSEFEQITATLMDYIEGTANGDPERLRKAFHPNFNLYTITADTLMTRSGEAYIKGVKPGEKANRIGRIISIDYEKDAATAKAEIVVPNWRIFTDYFLLMKYQGSWKIVQKSYTWRPYPKPDEKK